From a single Streptomyces rubradiris genomic region:
- a CDS encoding DNA-3-methyladenine glycosylase 2 family protein has product MKDEDSRYEAVRSRDARFDGVFFFAVETTGIYCRPSCPAVPPKRHNVRFFPTAAAAQRSGFRACRRCRPDAVPGSAEWNVRADVTGRAMRLIADGVVDREGVAGLAARLGYSARQVQRQLTAELGAGPVALARTQRAHTARVLLQTTGLPVTEIAFAAGFNSLRQFNDTIREVYAATPTELRAAAGDRAARRATPGTGIPLRLAHRGPYQAAAVFDQLAREAVPGVEEVTGAPGARTYRRTLRLPYGTGIAAVRERVHCGRSRGGTHPGGWLEARLRLTDPRDLTTAVQRLRRLFDLDADPYAVDERLGADPRLAPLVAARPGLRSPGAVDPLEPAVRALAGTEGAGELVRRYGKPLDAPHGGLTHLFPEPAVLAEAEPGGPLGALAAALADGTVRLDPGADRHAAEEALLALPGMDPDTVATLRVRALGDPDVAPPGTALPGTWRPWRSYAVRHLRVAGERPP; this is encoded by the coding sequence GTGAAGGACGAAGACAGCAGGTACGAGGCGGTGCGCAGCCGGGACGCGCGGTTCGACGGGGTGTTCTTCTTCGCCGTCGAGACCACCGGCATCTACTGCCGTCCCAGCTGCCCGGCCGTGCCGCCGAAACGGCACAACGTGCGGTTCTTCCCGACGGCCGCCGCCGCACAGCGCTCCGGTTTCCGGGCCTGCCGGCGGTGCCGGCCGGACGCCGTGCCCGGCTCGGCCGAGTGGAACGTCCGCGCGGACGTCACCGGCCGGGCCATGCGCCTGATCGCCGACGGCGTCGTGGACCGGGAGGGCGTCGCCGGGCTCGCCGCGCGGCTCGGCTACAGCGCCCGGCAGGTGCAGCGCCAGCTCACCGCCGAACTGGGGGCCGGGCCCGTGGCGCTCGCCCGGACCCAGCGCGCGCACACCGCGCGCGTGCTGCTCCAGACCACCGGCCTGCCGGTCACCGAGATCGCTTTCGCGGCCGGGTTCAACAGTTTGCGGCAATTCAACGACACCATCCGCGAGGTGTACGCCGCGACCCCGACCGAGCTGCGGGCCGCCGCCGGGGACCGGGCCGCCCGCCGGGCCACACCGGGCACGGGCATCCCGCTCCGGCTCGCCCACCGCGGCCCCTACCAGGCGGCGGCCGTCTTCGACCAGCTCGCCCGGGAGGCCGTCCCCGGCGTCGAGGAGGTGACCGGCGCACCCGGCGCCCGCACCTACCGGCGCACCCTGCGGCTGCCCTACGGCACCGGTATCGCCGCCGTCCGGGAACGCGTCCACTGCGGCCGGTCCCGCGGCGGCACCCACCCGGGCGGCTGGCTCGAGGCCCGGCTGCGCCTCACCGACCCCAGGGACCTCACCACCGCCGTGCAGCGGCTGCGCCGGCTGTTCGACCTGGACGCCGACCCGTACGCCGTCGACGAACGGCTCGGCGCCGACCCCCGGCTCGCCCCGCTGGTCGCCGCCCGCCCCGGGCTGCGCTCGCCCGGCGCCGTGGACCCGCTGGAGCCCGCCGTGCGCGCCCTGGCCGGCACCGAGGGCGCCGGGGAACTGGTGCGCCGGTACGGCAAACCGCTCGACGCGCCGCACGGCGGCCTCACCCACCTCTTCCCCGAGCCCGCCGTCCTCGCCGAGGCCGAGCCCGGCGGCCCGCTGGGCGCGCTCGCCGCCGCCCTCGCCGACGGCACGGTACGGCTGGACCCGGGCGCCGACCGGCACGCCGCCGAGGAGGCCCTGCTCGCCCTGCCCGGCATGGACCCGGACACCGTCGCCACCCTCCGCGTCCGCGCCCTCGGCGACCCCGACGTCGCCCCGCCCGGCACCGCCCTCCCCGGCACCTGGCGGCCCTGGCGGTCGTACGCCGTCCGGCACCTGCGGGTGGCGGGCGAGCGGCCCCCCTGA
- a CDS encoding SGNH/GDSL hydrolase family protein, translated as MAKVVRVLAVLLPLLPAALMTPATAQPAPLPWTGSWETAPSGTAAPLPGAAFRNVVHLSVGGTAVRVRLSNRLGTRPLRLGAVTVALRRAAGPDALPGSLRTATFHGAPEVTVPPGADAVSDTVPLPVPPAADLLVTVYTPDDSGPATYHRTALQTSYLAPVGAGRAADEDGTAYALTTSHWYYVTGVDVRGPAAGSVVAFGDSLTDGNGSTPDTNRRWPDRLAQRLRGHRLGVLNAGISGNRLLRDGTGPSALARLDADALDRAGVRALVVFEGINDIKGTPQAHDPAAYADAYRTLVARAHARGIPVVGVTLTPYGGYPAWTPAGEDVRLRVNAFIRTGGAFDAVADADAAVRDPADPTRIRPAYDPGDHLHFNDAGMSAVADTVSDALARTRHSVAVFPHLSEPITTSKTTG; from the coding sequence ATGGCCAAGGTCGTACGGGTTCTCGCGGTTCTCCTTCCGCTGCTGCCGGCGGCCCTCATGACACCGGCCACCGCCCAGCCGGCCCCGCTGCCCTGGACCGGCAGCTGGGAGACGGCGCCCTCCGGCACCGCCGCCCCGCTGCCCGGCGCCGCCTTCCGCAACGTCGTCCACCTCAGCGTCGGCGGCACGGCCGTCCGGGTCCGGCTCAGCAACCGGCTCGGCACCCGGCCGCTCCGCCTCGGCGCCGTCACCGTCGCGCTGCGCCGGGCGGCCGGTCCCGATGCCCTCCCCGGCAGCCTGCGCACCGCCACCTTCCACGGCGCCCCCGAGGTGACCGTCCCGCCGGGCGCGGACGCCGTCAGCGACACGGTGCCGCTGCCCGTGCCGCCCGCAGCCGACCTGCTCGTCACCGTCTACACCCCGGACGACTCCGGCCCCGCCACCTACCACCGCACCGCCCTCCAGACCAGCTACCTGGCCCCGGTGGGCGCCGGCCGGGCCGCCGACGAGGACGGCACCGCGTACGCGCTGACCACCAGCCACTGGTACTACGTCACCGGTGTCGACGTCCGCGGGCCCGCCGCCGGCAGCGTCGTCGCCTTCGGGGACTCGCTCACCGACGGCAACGGCTCCACCCCCGACACCAACCGCCGCTGGCCCGACCGGCTCGCCCAGCGGCTGCGCGGACACCGGCTCGGCGTCCTGAACGCCGGCATCTCCGGCAACCGCCTGCTGCGCGACGGCACCGGACCGAGCGCCCTCGCCCGCCTGGACGCCGACGCCCTGGACCGGGCCGGAGTGCGGGCCCTGGTCGTCTTCGAGGGCATCAACGACATCAAGGGCACCCCGCAGGCGCACGACCCGGCCGCCTACGCGGACGCCTACCGCACCCTGGTGGCCCGCGCCCACGCCCGCGGCATCCCGGTCGTCGGCGTCACCCTCACTCCGTACGGCGGTTATCCCGCCTGGACCCCGGCCGGCGAGGACGTACGGCTGCGGGTGAACGCCTTCATCCGCACCGGCGGCGCCTTCGACGCCGTGGCCGACGCGGACGCCGCCGTACGCGACCCGGCCGACCCGACGCGCATCCGGCCCGCCTACGACCCCGGCGACCACCTGCACTTCAACGACGCCGGGATGTCCGCCGTGGCCGACACCGTCAGCGACGCCTTGGCCCGCACTCGTCACTCCGTCGCGGTTTTCCCGCACCTCTCCGAGCCCATCACCACGTCGAAGACCACCGGGTAA
- a CDS encoding pyridoxamine 5'-phosphate oxidase family protein, with amino-acid sequence MATDDLPSRLPVTDRTRHRRLREQGSLERADLNAILDAGFVCHLGVVIDGRPLVVPTVYGRDERQLYVHGSVASRSTAGGLPVCVTVTHVDGLVLARSVFEHGVNYRSAMIHGDARRVTDPEEKLEGLRRLTEHATPGQWSYARRPNRRELAATTVLALSLEEASVKIRTGAPDDGDGPDAALGLWAGVLPLTGIWGAPVPDPALPPGTAVPDHIARRAGTRHG; translated from the coding sequence ATGGCCACTGATGACCTCCCCTCCCGGCTCCCCGTGACCGACCGCACCCGGCACCGCCGCCTGCGCGAGCAGGGCAGCCTGGAGCGGGCCGACCTGAACGCGATCCTGGACGCCGGTTTCGTCTGCCACCTGGGCGTGGTGATCGACGGCCGGCCGCTCGTCGTGCCGACCGTGTACGGCCGGGACGAGCGGCAGCTCTATGTGCACGGGTCCGTGGCGAGCCGCAGCACGGCCGGCGGCCTCCCGGTCTGTGTGACCGTCACCCACGTCGACGGGCTGGTCCTCGCCCGGTCCGTGTTCGAGCACGGGGTGAACTACCGCAGCGCCATGATCCACGGCGACGCGCGCAGGGTCACCGACCCCGAGGAGAAACTGGAGGGGCTGCGCCGGCTCACCGAGCACGCCACCCCCGGACAGTGGTCCTACGCCCGCCGCCCCAACCGCAGGGAACTCGCCGCCACCACCGTGCTCGCCCTCTCCCTGGAAGAGGCGTCCGTCAAGATCCGCACCGGCGCCCCCGACGACGGCGACGGCCCCGACGCCGCGCTCGGCCTGTGGGCCGGTGTCCTGCCGCTGACCGGGATCTGGGGCGCCCCCGTACCCGACCCCGCGCTGCCCCCCGGCACCGCCGTCCCCGACCACATCGCGCGCCGGGCGGGGACCCGGCACGGCTGA
- a CDS encoding helix-turn-helix transcriptional regulator, with protein sequence MLAAIGLDETHEAAYRALVSVGAADVADLARRLTLPEQDAERALRRLERHGLAAQSPARPGRWVAAPPGVALAALLTQRRHELEQAELTAALLAEEYRGTAAEPAVHDLVEVVTGASAVTQRFLQLQLGASEEVCALVTGDPMVVSGMENEAEEQAAGRGVRYRVVVERAVLDRPHGLTELRAALGRDERVRVVDRVPTKLVVADRSLALVPLTPKSAEPAALVVHASGLLELLAGLFESVWRDALPLRLGAEGVTEEPPGGPDATDLEVLSLLLAGLTDASVAKQLDVGLRTVQRRVRRLMELAGVTTRMQLGWHAWERGWVTREEHR encoded by the coding sequence ATGCTGGCAGCGATAGGCCTGGACGAGACGCACGAGGCGGCCTACCGGGCGCTGGTGTCCGTGGGCGCGGCCGACGTGGCCGATCTGGCACGGCGTCTGACGCTGCCCGAGCAGGACGCCGAGCGGGCGCTGCGCCGGCTGGAACGGCACGGCCTGGCGGCCCAGTCCCCGGCCCGGCCGGGGCGTTGGGTCGCGGCACCGCCCGGGGTGGCGCTGGCCGCCCTGCTCACCCAGCGGCGGCACGAGCTGGAGCAGGCGGAGCTGACGGCGGCGCTGCTCGCGGAGGAGTACCGGGGGACGGCGGCGGAACCGGCGGTGCACGACCTGGTGGAGGTGGTGACCGGCGCCTCGGCGGTCACCCAGCGCTTCCTCCAGCTCCAGCTGGGCGCGAGCGAGGAGGTGTGCGCGCTGGTGACCGGCGACCCGATGGTGGTGTCCGGGATGGAGAACGAGGCGGAGGAGCAGGCGGCCGGGCGCGGGGTGCGCTACCGGGTGGTGGTGGAGCGCGCGGTGCTGGACCGGCCGCACGGGCTGACCGAACTGCGGGCGGCACTCGGCCGGGACGAACGGGTCCGGGTGGTGGACCGGGTGCCGACGAAGCTGGTGGTGGCCGACCGTTCGCTCGCGCTGGTGCCGCTGACCCCGAAGTCCGCCGAGCCGGCCGCGCTGGTGGTGCACGCCAGCGGGCTGCTGGAGCTGCTCGCCGGGCTGTTCGAGTCGGTGTGGCGGGACGCGCTGCCGCTGCGGCTGGGCGCCGAAGGGGTGACCGAGGAGCCGCCGGGCGGGCCCGACGCCACCGATCTGGAGGTGCTCTCGCTGCTGCTGGCCGGGCTGACCGACGCGAGCGTGGCCAAACAGCTCGACGTGGGGCTGCGGACCGTGCAGCGCCGGGTGCGGCGGCTGATGGAACTGGCGGGGGTGACCACCCGGATGCAACTGGGCTGGCACGCCTGGGAACGGGGCTGGGTGACCCGGGAGGAACACCGCTGA
- a CDS encoding hydroxyacid dehydrogenase encodes MTERPRALFAMTARNVPAVFPPELLERLQACVDIDPALVAEDFTGPRVREALARTEILVTGWGCPRLDRAALDAAPRLRAVLHAAGSVKGFTTPEVWRRGIAVSSAAEANALPVAEYTLAMILLAGKDVFALRDETRARRAFPYDGVLPGVGNHGRRVGIVGASRVGRRLIELLRPHDLDVTLADPYVDAVEAARLGVRLLPLDDLLRACDIVSLHAPQTAETRHLIDARRLGLMRDGAVLINTARGALVDHEALIAHLRSARLSAVLDVTDPEPLPAGSPLFDLPNAFVTPHLAGSLGNEVARLGRAMVEEAERLTSGEALRHAIDETVLDRTA; translated from the coding sequence TTGACCGAGCGGCCCCGCGCCCTGTTCGCCATGACAGCCCGGAACGTGCCGGCGGTGTTCCCGCCCGAGCTGCTGGAGCGGCTGCAGGCGTGCGTGGACATCGATCCCGCCCTGGTGGCCGAGGACTTCACCGGACCCCGGGTGCGGGAAGCGCTCGCCCGGACCGAGATCCTCGTCACCGGCTGGGGCTGCCCCCGCCTGGACCGGGCCGCCCTCGACGCTGCCCCGCGCCTGCGGGCCGTGCTGCACGCGGCCGGCTCGGTCAAGGGGTTCACCACCCCCGAGGTGTGGCGGCGGGGCATCGCCGTCTCCTCGGCCGCCGAGGCCAACGCCCTGCCCGTCGCCGAGTACACCCTGGCCATGATCCTGCTCGCCGGCAAGGACGTCTTCGCGCTGCGCGACGAGACGCGCGCCCGGCGCGCCTTCCCCTACGACGGCGTCCTCCCCGGCGTCGGCAACCACGGCCGCCGCGTCGGCATCGTCGGCGCCTCCCGGGTCGGCCGCCGCCTGATCGAGCTGCTCCGCCCGCACGACCTCGACGTCACGCTCGCCGACCCGTACGTGGACGCCGTCGAGGCCGCCCGGCTCGGCGTGCGGCTGCTGCCGCTGGACGACCTGCTGCGCGCCTGCGACATCGTCAGCCTGCACGCCCCGCAGACCGCCGAGACCCGCCATCTGATCGACGCCCGCCGGCTGGGCCTGATGCGCGACGGAGCCGTGCTGATCAACACCGCGCGCGGCGCCCTGGTCGACCACGAGGCGCTGATCGCGCACCTGCGCTCCGCACGCCTGAGCGCCGTCCTGGACGTGACCGACCCGGAGCCGCTGCCCGCCGGCTCCCCGCTGTTCGACCTGCCGAACGCCTTCGTCACCCCGCACCTGGCGGGCTCGCTGGGCAACGAGGTGGCCCGCCTCGGCCGGGCGATGGTGGAGGAGGCCGAGCGCCTGACGTCCGGCGAGGCGCTGCGGCACGCGATCGACGAGACGGTACTGGACCGCACGGCGTGA
- the rsgA gene encoding ribosome small subunit-dependent GTPase A → MSSTSAVFSALAPYGWDEDWAAAFAPYAADGLVPGRVVRVDRGQCDVVTAAGTVRADTEYVVPRDPMKVVCTGDWVAVDPDGDPRYARAYLPRRTAFVRSTSSKRSEGQILAANVDHAVVAVSLAVELDLGRVERFLALAWESGAQPVVVLTKADLVADPVTLAHLVRDVETSAPGVPVLSVSALHGDGLDVLVALVGSGTSVLLGQSGAGKSTLANALVGADVMDVQAARDVDGKGRHTTTTRNLLALPTGGVLIDTPGLRGVGLYDAEGGVGQVFAEIQELAEGCRFHDCAHESEPGCAVRAAVADGRLPERRLDSYRKLMRENQWIAAKTDARVRAELRRDWKRKGAEGRAAMEAKRGRWS, encoded by the coding sequence TTGTCTTCCACCTCTGCTGTGTTCTCCGCGCTCGCTCCCTACGGCTGGGACGAGGACTGGGCCGCCGCGTTCGCCCCGTACGCGGCCGACGGGCTCGTGCCCGGCCGGGTCGTGCGGGTCGACCGGGGCCAGTGCGACGTCGTCACCGCGGCCGGCACCGTCCGGGCCGACACCGAGTACGTCGTGCCCCGCGACCCGATGAAGGTCGTGTGCACCGGGGACTGGGTCGCCGTCGACCCCGACGGCGACCCGCGCTATGCGCGCGCCTATCTGCCCCGTCGTACCGCCTTCGTCCGCTCCACCTCCTCCAAGCGGTCCGAGGGACAGATCCTCGCCGCCAACGTCGACCACGCCGTCGTCGCCGTGTCCCTCGCCGTGGAACTCGACCTCGGCCGCGTCGAACGGTTCCTCGCCCTGGCCTGGGAGTCCGGCGCCCAGCCCGTCGTCGTCCTCACCAAGGCCGACCTCGTGGCCGACCCGGTCACCCTCGCGCACCTCGTGCGGGACGTGGAGACCAGCGCGCCCGGCGTGCCCGTGCTCAGCGTCAGCGCCCTGCACGGCGACGGGCTCGACGTGCTCGTGGCACTCGTCGGCTCCGGTACGAGCGTGCTGCTCGGCCAGTCCGGCGCCGGCAAGTCCACCCTCGCCAACGCGCTCGTCGGCGCGGACGTCATGGACGTACAGGCCGCCCGGGACGTCGACGGCAAGGGCCGGCACACCACCACCACCCGCAACCTGCTCGCCCTGCCCACCGGCGGGGTCCTCATCGACACCCCCGGGCTGCGCGGCGTCGGCCTCTACGACGCGGAGGGCGGCGTCGGACAGGTCTTCGCCGAGATCCAGGAGCTGGCCGAAGGATGCCGGTTCCACGACTGCGCCCACGAGAGCGAGCCGGGGTGCGCGGTGCGCGCCGCCGTGGCCGACGGCCGGCTTCCCGAGCGGCGACTGGACAGCTACCGCAAGCTGATGCGGGAGAACCAGTGGATCGCGGCCAAGACCGACGCCCGGGTCCGCGCGGAACTCCGCCGGGACTGGAAGCGGAAGGGCGCCGAGGGCAGGGCGGCGATGGAGGCCAAGCGCGGTCGCTGGAGCTAG
- a CDS encoding FAD-binding protein, translating into MTDVTETVANWARSITYTVKEFHRPRSVGALRAVVAGSSKVRVLGSGHSFNRIADPGEEGVLVSIAGLPPVIDVDTAARTVRVSGGVRYAELAQAVHDRGLALPNMASLPHISVAGSVATGTHGSGVGNAPLAVAVREVELLTADGSTVSIGRGDARFDGAVTSLGALGVVTALTLDLEPAYEVEQYVFTELPLEGLDFEAVAGAAYSVSLFTDWRRPGFRQVWVKRRTDQPAVDFPWAEPATEALHPVPGMPAANCTRQSGVPGPWHERLPHFRAEFTPSSGEEIQSEYLLPRASAPAALHAVDAVRETVAGVLQTCEVRTIAADAQWLSPAHARDSVALHFTWVRDESAVLPAVRRLEEALAPFDPRPHWGKVFGIPAADLRDRYARLADFRALARALDPAGTFTNGFVRDLFGE; encoded by the coding sequence ATGACGGACGTGACGGAGACGGTCGCCAACTGGGCGCGCAGCATCACCTACACGGTCAAGGAGTTCCACCGCCCGCGGTCGGTGGGGGCACTGCGGGCGGTGGTGGCGGGCAGCTCGAAGGTGCGGGTCCTGGGCAGCGGGCACTCCTTCAACCGGATCGCCGACCCCGGCGAGGAGGGGGTGCTGGTGTCGATCGCCGGTCTGCCGCCGGTGATCGACGTGGACACCGCGGCCCGTACGGTCCGGGTCTCCGGGGGCGTCCGGTACGCCGAACTCGCCCAGGCGGTGCACGACCGGGGGCTGGCCCTGCCCAACATGGCCTCGCTGCCGCACATCTCGGTGGCCGGCTCGGTGGCGACCGGCACCCATGGCTCGGGGGTGGGCAACGCCCCGCTCGCGGTGGCCGTGCGGGAGGTGGAGCTGCTCACCGCCGACGGCTCGACGGTGTCCATAGGCCGCGGGGACGCCCGCTTCGACGGCGCCGTGACCTCGCTCGGCGCCCTCGGTGTGGTCACCGCCCTCACCCTGGACCTGGAGCCGGCCTACGAGGTCGAACAGTATGTGTTCACCGAATTGCCGCTGGAGGGGCTGGACTTCGAGGCGGTGGCCGGGGCCGCGTACAGCGTCAGCCTGTTCACCGACTGGCGGCGGCCGGGCTTCCGGCAGGTGTGGGTCAAGCGCCGGACCGATCAGCCGGCGGTGGACTTCCCGTGGGCCGAGCCGGCGACCGAGGCGCTGCATCCGGTGCCGGGTATGCCCGCCGCCAACTGCACGCGCCAGTCGGGGGTGCCGGGGCCCTGGCACGAACGACTGCCGCACTTCCGGGCCGAGTTCACGCCCAGCAGCGGCGAGGAGATCCAGTCGGAGTACCTGCTGCCGCGCGCGTCCGCGCCGGCCGCGCTGCACGCGGTGGACGCCGTCCGGGAGACGGTCGCCGGGGTGCTCCAGACCTGCGAGGTGCGCACGATCGCCGCCGACGCGCAGTGGCTCAGTCCCGCCCACGCCCGGGACTCGGTCGCGCTGCACTTCACCTGGGTGCGCGACGAGTCGGCGGTGCTGCCGGCGGTGCGCCGGCTGGAGGAGGCGCTGGCCCCGTTCGATCCGCGCCCGCACTGGGGGAAGGTGTTCGGCATCCCGGCGGCGGACCTCCGCGACCGGTACGCGCGGCTCGCCGACTTCCGCGCGCTGGCCCGCGCGCTGGATCCGGCGGGCACGTTCACCAACGGCTTCGTGCGGGACCTCTTCGGGGAGTGA
- a CDS encoding methylated-DNA--[protein]-cysteine S-methyltransferase has protein sequence MTTVYYTHLDAPVGPLLLTADPDGALTSLSVPGQKGGRGVRDDWRADPGPFRAAAEQLAAYFAGERTEFRLPLRASGTEFRRAVWAALDEVPYGTTVTYGEIAARIGAARAAVRAVGGAIGANPLLILRPCHRVIGANGALTGYAGGLERKLRLLTLEGALHPRTPVHPVGAPAGPAE, from the coding sequence ATGACCACCGTGTACTACACCCACCTGGACGCCCCCGTCGGGCCGCTGCTGCTCACCGCGGACCCGGACGGCGCGCTCACCTCGCTGTCCGTGCCCGGGCAGAAGGGCGGGCGCGGCGTGCGCGACGACTGGCGGGCCGACCCCGGTCCGTTCCGGGCCGCCGCCGAGCAGCTCGCCGCGTACTTCGCCGGCGAGCGCACGGAGTTCCGGCTGCCGCTGCGGGCGTCCGGCACCGAGTTCCGGCGGGCGGTGTGGGCCGCCCTGGACGAGGTGCCCTACGGCACCACCGTCACCTACGGGGAGATCGCCGCCCGGATCGGCGCGGCCCGCGCCGCCGTGCGCGCCGTCGGCGGGGCGATCGGCGCCAACCCGCTGCTCATCCTGCGCCCCTGCCATCGGGTGATCGGCGCGAACGGCGCGCTGACCGGATACGCGGGCGGACTCGAACGCAAGCTCCGGCTGCTCACCCTGGAAGGCGCCCTCCACCCCCGGACGCCCGTACACCCGGTAGGGGCGCCGGCCGGTCCCGCGGAGTAG
- a CDS encoding radical SAM protein, giving the protein MGSRTALVEDLMERFPHVPREAVFKEDLLRGGVAFDKSALSDNEDGDVKPKSYFIFSFDHGTLPELGEAALRRPPEEIILTGGPYDLRRTVVSVRVNPASPYRVAADEEGLLGLYLDGTRIADVGVPPMPEYYRHTLSNGKSVMEVAPTIQWGYLIYLTVFRVCQYFGAKEECQYCDINHNWRQHKAAGRPYTGVKDVEEVLEALEIIDRYDTQKASTAYTLTGGAITSKVAGRDEADFYGHYAKAIEERFPGRWIGKVVAQALPKADVQRFKDYGVQIYHPNFEVWDRRLFELYCPGKERYVGRDEWHRRILDSAEVFGARNVIPNFVAGVEMAEPFGFTTVDEAIASTTEGLRFFMSHGITPRFTTWCPEPTTPLGKANPQGAPLEYHIRLLEAYRQTMDDFGLSSPPGYGPPGPGRAVFSVSSFMDSLPADGPDAGREPEAATSTAS; this is encoded by the coding sequence ATGGGCAGTCGTACCGCGCTGGTCGAGGATCTGATGGAGCGGTTCCCGCACGTCCCACGGGAGGCCGTCTTCAAAGAGGATCTGCTGCGGGGCGGTGTCGCCTTCGACAAGTCCGCCCTGAGCGACAATGAGGACGGGGACGTCAAGCCGAAGTCCTACTTCATCTTCTCCTTCGACCACGGCACCCTGCCCGAGCTGGGCGAGGCCGCGCTGCGCCGGCCCCCGGAGGAGATCATCCTCACCGGCGGCCCGTACGACCTGCGGCGCACGGTCGTCTCCGTACGGGTGAACCCCGCCTCGCCGTACCGGGTCGCCGCCGACGAGGAGGGGCTGCTCGGGCTCTACCTCGACGGCACGCGCATCGCCGACGTCGGCGTGCCACCGATGCCCGAGTACTACCGGCACACCCTCTCCAACGGGAAGTCCGTGATGGAGGTCGCACCGACCATCCAGTGGGGCTACCTGATCTACCTGACCGTCTTCCGGGTCTGCCAGTACTTCGGCGCCAAGGAGGAGTGCCAGTACTGCGACATCAACCACAACTGGCGCCAGCACAAGGCGGCCGGGCGGCCGTACACCGGGGTCAAGGACGTCGAGGAGGTCCTGGAGGCCCTGGAGATCATCGACCGGTACGACACCCAGAAGGCGTCCACCGCCTACACCCTCACCGGCGGCGCCATCACCTCCAAGGTGGCGGGCCGGGACGAGGCCGACTTCTACGGCCACTACGCCAAGGCCATCGAGGAGCGCTTCCCGGGCCGCTGGATCGGCAAGGTCGTCGCCCAGGCGCTGCCCAAGGCGGACGTACAGCGGTTCAAGGACTACGGCGTGCAGATCTACCACCCCAACTTCGAGGTGTGGGACCGCCGGCTGTTCGAGCTGTACTGCCCCGGCAAGGAGCGCTACGTCGGCCGGGACGAGTGGCACCGCCGCATCCTGGACTCCGCCGAGGTGTTCGGCGCGCGCAACGTCATCCCGAACTTCGTGGCCGGCGTGGAGATGGCCGAGCCCTTCGGCTTCACCACCGTGGACGAGGCCATCGCCTCCACCACCGAGGGCCTGCGCTTCTTCATGTCCCACGGCATCACACCCCGCTTCACCACCTGGTGCCCGGAGCCCACCACCCCGCTCGGCAAGGCCAACCCGCAGGGCGCGCCGCTGGAGTACCACATCCGCCTGCTGGAGGCCTACCGGCAGACCATGGACGACTTCGGCCTGTCCTCCCCGCCCGGCTACGGCCCGCCCGGCCCCGGCCGCGCCGTCTTCTCCGTCAGCTCCTTCATGGACAGCCTGCCCGCGGACGGGCCGGACGCCGGGCGGGAGCCCGAAGCGGCGACCTCCACGGCGAGTTGA